Within the Sulfolobus tengchongensis genome, the region GATGTTTGCTCTACCACCTAATTCGAACAAGGCTACTAGAAGCTTTGCTGGTGTATCGAGAAAGATTGACACTTCTTGTTTATCACTCATCAATAACAAATAACACTGAAACTATAAAAAAGTTATCTGTTAGTAACTAGTGTTACAATTCGTCAGCAAATTGAGAGAGCTTCTCAGCAATTTTCTTCCCCTTATCAGTCAACTTAACAATCTTTTTCCTTCCATCCTCAATAACCTCAATATATCCTTTTTCTTTTAGTACAGGGGTCAAGCTGTAAAAAGAGGTATGTGAAGTGCCATAATGCTCAGACATATAATCAATCAGTTTTCTGGCATTGCTTTCTCCACCTAACCTATAAAGCGAAATCAAGTACTTAGCAGCACCACTTAACCAAAAATCTTCCTTAATGTATCTATCCTCTAGCATTTTTTCCACAATAATAACTAGTAATCTCATAAATTAAGTTTTAGTTTCATCATACACTCTCTGGGGGGGTGGTTATTTTGTTACTTTTTACATGTTACAAGATAGTAACATTTAAATACTAGTTCTGTCATTTGTTATTTAGTGATAACAAATGGCACAAGTGGTGGTTCAAATGGAGGATGAAAGGGGCAAAGAGCCCCTAGACCTGGAAGAAAAAGATCTACTTTTTTTGATATCTCTCTTAAATGTTGAAGATAAGGAGGAATTTGTAGAGGTCTTTTCAGAGTATCTTGATGAGTTAGTAAGCAAGACTGGTAAGTGGAAGTTACTAAAGGGTAAGATCCACATCAGCGATGAAAAAATGTTAATGATTGCTGAGGTGGATGACAAAGCCAGAAAATGGCTCATCAACAAGGTGAAAGAGAAGGCTAGGAGGGTACAACAAATCTTAGAAAAAATAGGTGAGAAAGAATGATGACCAAGACCACTAAAGTTCAAATCCCACAGAGTAAGTATATTTTTGATAACGTATTTCATTATAGGGCAGAAATAAAGGGCGATTCAGTCATAGTTGTTAGATACGATGAAGGATTCTATGAAGATCTTCAAGGAGTTTATTCACAAGTAGTAAAATATCAAGTAAACTACGACAGTACCATATTGTTACAGATAAAGAATTTTGACATGAACGAGACTTTCCTAAAAGGCAAGTTAGACATAGCTTTTAGTAAGTTCTTAGAGAAGGCAATGAGATTGAATGCAAAGGGGATATTCTTCTTAGTTGAGGAAATAGCAGATAGAACTGAACTTGAGGTTATTGCTGAGAAATTAGCTGAGATATTTATGGATGACGAGAGGGAGTGAGAAAGATGGCAGCAGCTTCTGTTAAAATTGAGAAATGCAAAGATTATGACGGTCTATGTGTAACATTAAACGGCAAATCATACGACATGTATGACTTCTTTCAGAAAGCAATTGACAAAGCACTACACTCTCAAAACTTTGATGTTATTTCGTTTGCCGAAATAGATTCGGAATCAAATTTCAAGGAGTATTTAGTGTTTGCACTAACACAAAGGACAATATTAGAGAAGTTCATTGTTAGGTTTGAAGAAACAGCATTAAGAATAGGTATAACGTTTGGTGACACCAGAGTTCCAGTTATGTTAAAATATGATCAGATATTTCCAGAGATCTCTAATTCAAGGTGAGTGAGATGAAGGTAACGATAGATTACAAAACATTAACTGATTACGCTTATCGTAACTGTCTCTGCGACAAGAATGAATGGGGCGAATATGACGTTTCAGAGTGCACTCATGACGGAGAATTCGAGGTAGATGTTCAAAATGCTGAGTTTGATTACGAGGATTTGAAAGAACTTGTCGACAGATATGAGGATGAAATCAGAGAGATTCTCGAAAGAGAGGAAAGAAAGGAAGAGAGGAAGAAAGAGAAGAAGCAAGTGATCCAGCAAAAAACATTGGAAAACTGGATGGGGTGACGAGGCATGGCAATAAAGATACTACAAGACGAATTACAGTTTACTGATATACAAACGCTATGGCTTAAGACAAAGAACCTAGGAGCAAAAATGGTTAGTAAGTACTTTAACTTTGAGGTTGACCCAGAAGAGATATTGATAGAGTCAATATTAATTCAGGAAGGATACGCGATGATCACTGCGGTCTACTTAAAAATCCCACTTCGATTTAGGTTAACTGTCTATCAAAATAAGGTAACATTGAATATCATAACTTACGAAATCTCCTTCGAGGAAAGAGTAGACGGTGAGGAAGATTGACAGCTAAACTAGTTTGCTTCAAAGTTCAGGACAAAGCTGATGGCTATGAAATAGAGCTGTTAAGTAATTATAGTCTTGACTACCTCGTTGAACAAAATCTCGATGAAATCATTGACATCATACTAAGTAAGCATTACGAAAAACTGATGAAAAAGCTGGGGGAGGAAGCTTGAGGCTATTTTACATTGAAGGTTTAGGAACTGTCAGAAAAAATGACAAAGTAGTGACTCGATACAAAGTAGCGTTTACTGATATCTTTGGCAGATACAGAACTAACAGAAAGGGATACGTTACTGATATCATTGAAATAGTCTACAGCGAGTTGGACAGAGATGAAAATGTTGACAAAGTGATAGAAGAACTACGGGAATTGTTGAAACAAAGAAGGAAAGAGGTAATAGTAGATGAAATCGAATTCAAGATAGCTGAAAGCATTGTAAAGGTGTTAGCGTTAGCAGGGATGTTATACTGGTGAGGGAAGAGATGAGAGTGGTAACGTTCAAAGTTGACGAAGAATTGCTTAGACAGTTAGACCTTTACGCTTTGAACAATAGAGTCAGCAGAAGTGAAGTCATACGAGAAGCATTAGAATTGTTACTAAGGGAAAAACGTGTTCAAAAGATTAAGGTTACAGGGTGAGAGATATGGACTATACGATTGACGAACTAATTCAAGCATTAGTTAAGATAAGGAGGGAAGACAGCTTCTTTTACCAGCTTAATGATAGGGAGAAACGTATAATATGTGACTTCTTTACCAGGCTAGCAAACGCTGCTGGAGACAAGGAAGACTTTGAGGACATCTTAGAAGCCTGCAGTAAACTGAGGTGAGTAGCATGATTATTGTAATAGAGGATCTTAACGGACACAAAGAAGAACTTCATGTTAACAGTACTGATCACTGTGACGTTATTAAACTATTGCGTGAGCTAGGTGACATATGGCTGCAAGTCCAGGACCAAGGAGAGATAGTTGAGCTCAGTAAGATAGAGTGGGAATGTGGTTTTATCTGGGACAACGACATTAAGGGTTGGCTTAACGAGAGCTACGTTCAAACTAAGAGTTTACTGGGGGGTAAACCTAATGAAAATCAATAGCAAAGACAAAGAAGAGGAAGAATACGATTATGACTGCATTAATGAGATTTTGAAAGAATTAGGGATCCCATCATACGAAGGTGATATTGTGTTCTTCCTCGTAGCGGAAAAATGCAAAAAGGTGAGTGGTAAAAATGCCAAGAAGAAATAGCAAAAAGATTATGAAACAACTGAAAGAACTGCAGCAAAGAGTGGCTGTGTTAGAGTCTAAATATTTAGATCTATTACAAAATTATATTATATTAAAAAGTGAAGTGGATGAAGCTTTACTTAACGCTTCACATTACATTATTGCAGAAAAGAAGTTAAGGAAGCTGGTGAGATGATGGAGCTTAAGCTTACAATTAAACAGTTGGTCATTCCAGGTCTCAGAATCAGTGGGTTTAAGGAATACTTTATGGTTATCATACCTAGGGCATATAACAATTACATTACGGAGTCAGCATATAATGCGTATTTAGTTATAGATTCTTCCATTATTCCTTTGGGTGCTAAGAAAGTGACAAAGATAACAAACAAAAATTACGCTGTATTTTTACCTAAAGCACTAAATGAGAAGTGGAAAAAGCTTTACGAAGAAAAGGCTAGAGTTGATCTTATTCTAGAGTTTTTCTAAGGAGTTTTCTCATAGCTTAATCTAGGCTAATTTTGGTGCTTTCTCGTCATATATCCTTTGCAATTCCTCCAGCGAGATCACAAAGTAATGGTCTTGAAGAATTTTAAATTGCTGCGGGGGAGCTCTTCCCTGCAGGATGTTTATAATAAGCGGGCTAACTCCTTGCTTGGCTAGATATGAAGCAAAGAAAGACCTCACATCATATAACCTGAACCTTACTCCAACTTTATCCATAGCTTCCTTTATCTCCTCCCTTATTCTGTCTTCCCTAAAGGGAAATAGTTTGTTTTTCCACTTCAATAAGTCTATTTCTTGTATTAATGCCAAGTTTTTCACTGAGTCAAAGTACTTCTCGACGAACTGATTTCTGTAGGGTAGATATTTCTCTTTTAACCAATTTGCCGTCTCGACATGTAGAAATGAAATATATGCTCTCTTTGTTTGATTTTCTTTCATTATGTTTATCACTCTCTTCTCTAAATCGATATGCTCTACTGTTAGTACGAACAATTCACCAGTTCGTAGCCCAGTTTCCACTAATAACCTAAAATATGACTTTGCTGCTAAATCGCTTATGTTTTCATAGATTTTCATTAATATATCCAGATCTAGTGGCGGTGGTTTATACTGAGTCTTACTCCTAGGTGTTTTAAAAGAGTCATAGAGCTCTCTAGCTAACTGGGGGCTTCTTAGTCTTACAACTTCTTTAATGAATAATTTTAGTGCTTTCGCAATATGTTCTGCTTTACCCTTAGACTCTTCTTCTACCTCTAGTAGGTATTCATTTAAGTCCTCTGCAGAAAGCTGGTAGTTTAAGTCTGCTAATGCCCTAGTTAAGTAAGCGAGTCTGTCTGAAGCTGTCTTCTTACTTTTCTCTCTCAACTTCTTCTTAAACAACTCAATATCATCAGAAGTTACTATATACTTGCTAGTAGTTGTGTTAAGATAATCCCCCAGGGTTTTAGAAAGGAGCATAAAGAAGACTTCTCTGAACTCTGGATCCTGTTTTACTCTGCTTAATATACCTATAATATCATTTACAGTATACCGACGCGGTGAAAAGCCCTCTAGTACTTCATATACTTCGTCTAATGGGAGTAGGTTCACCACTTTCTCTACAACCTCATCAGGGATTCTGATCTCTCTCCCCCTTTCATCATACCCCCTAATATATACATAAATTGTCCTTCTACTTTTCTGTAGCTTCTCGTATATAGAAGAACCTAGCTTTTCATAAGCCTTCTTTAGTAACAATCTCCTCATATTGTCATCTATGTTCTTGATATCTATCATTTCAAACCCTCCTTGTGAGTATACTCAAAACGTGCGTTATGTATTTTTTCCTCATGCGTTATGCAATGGTAATAAAACCGGCGGAGTTGAATAAAAGTATCGTAAAATTATGGGCCCGCTGGGATTTGAACCCAGGACCTTCGCCTCGTAAGAGCCCATAGAGTTATTGGCATAAGGGATAGAATAACGGGTTTTGTTATGCATTTAGGTTTTTCATAAATAAATATGGAAAGAAATTTTCAAACTACTGATTAAAATCAAGATAGGACGTTATTTTAACGGTTTACTGGGGAGTAAATCTTAATCGTCCAGCTTAAGCTCTTCTTTATATTTCGATTTTAAAGAGTACTTTCTGAAAGTTTTACCTCCAAAGTGACCCCAACCGCGATATACTATTCCTTCTTTCGCAAGCTGTGTTAAATGTACTAAAAGGACATTTCTCTTAATCCCTGTATACCTTTCCAATTCTTCCAAAGAACAAGAACCTTTTTCAGCGAGAACTAGGAGAATTTTTTCCTTAGCTGTAAGGTTTCTTTTGTAAGTCATATTTCCTCACTCTATAATATCACATCTTTTTAAACCCCCCTAAGTAGGATTAAGAAATCTTTAATGCTCATATGACGTCTCAGAAATTGAGCTAGTGTAAAAGGGGGAGCAGGATTAAGAAATCTTTAATCTTGTTTCCATTATTGCATTACCAAGCTCTGGTAAATAAAAAATTGAGGATCCGACCAGGATTAATATTGTCGTCTTTTAGGGAAACATAACATAAATTTATCACTTTTTATATAAATGATCCGTTTCTCGTTCAAGTCCCTTTGTATATCTTCCCCTTGTAGTGACATAATAGGGCAGAGCCTCATGCCAAGCAAGAACTTAATGAACTTATTCAAATTACTGAAAAGATCTCGATTTCTGATGCATATTAAATTATCATATATGTTGTCATTAATATCGATGCATCCCCTAGAAGAACGAATGAAATAGTTCTAAAGGTTTGATGGGGGTTTGTTGATTTTTTATCTTTCATTTATAATGAAATTTGTAGGAGAACTGAATATCTTTCTGAGAATTGTTATTATCGGAGGTGAGAGTTTTGAAGTACCGTCTACCTCAATTAATGTAATATTACATGTAACGTAGGATATATCTTAAACGTTTAGAACGATTATATTAAAAATCCTACAAGACTGTAACGTAAGATTATAAAACCTTTAATAATCATATTTTTATTTATATATTATATTGCTATCTAGGTGGGATTTGAATGCCAACATGTTGGGTTTTAAGAATTTACGAACCAAGAGTTTGTAGTTGTACGGGAAAGGAAACAAATTTTAACGCATATTACCCTTATATCAATAGAGATGATATAGCACTTTTATATATAAAAAATGACCATGGT harbors:
- a CDS encoding ribbon-helix-helix protein, CopG family, whose protein sequence is MRVVTFKVDEELLRQLDLYALNNRVSRSEVIREALELLLREKRVQKIKVTG
- a CDS encoding site-specific integrase, which translates into the protein MIDIKNIDDNMRRLLLKKAYEKLGSSIYEKLQKSRRTIYVYIRGYDERGREIRIPDEVVEKVVNLLPLDEVYEVLEGFSPRRYTVNDIIGILSRVKQDPEFREVFFMLLSKTLGDYLNTTTSKYIVTSDDIELFKKKLREKSKKTASDRLAYLTRALADLNYQLSAEDLNEYLLEVEEESKGKAEHIAKALKLFIKEVVRLRSPQLARELYDSFKTPRSKTQYKPPPLDLDILMKIYENISDLAAKSYFRLLVETGLRTGELFVLTVEHIDLEKRVINIMKENQTKRAYISFLHVETANWLKEKYLPYRNQFVEKYFDSVKNLALIQEIDLLKWKNKLFPFREDRIREEIKEAMDKVGVRFRLYDVRSFFASYLAKQGVSPLIINILQGRAPPQQFKILQDHYFVISLEELQRIYDEKAPKLA
- a CDS encoding DUF6293 family protein, whose amino-acid sequence is MLEDRYIKEDFWLSGAAKYLISLYRLGGESNARKLIDYMSEHYGTSHTSFYSLTPVLKEKGYIEVIEDGRKKIVKLTDKGKKIAEKLSQFADEL
- a CDS encoding ArsR family transcriptional regulator, which produces MTYKRNLTAKEKILLVLAEKGSCSLEELERYTGIKRNVLLVHLTQLAKEGIVYRGWGHFGGKTFRKYSLKSKYKEELKLDD